TTACTATACAGGAACATATGTTTTTAGTCATGATATTGACTCTTTAGAACCAAATACCACCTATTATTATACCGCCTATACAATAAATGGTTCTGACGGAAAGGATAATTGGATTTCATTCACTACTTCTGCTATTCCCTGTGCTTTTGAAAAAGATAATTATTATAGTTTTGCTGGAACATGGAAAAGTGCAAATGTAGAAATTACCGATCCAAATTGCTGTTCAGATGGAAACGTTGGATTTAGATTCGGGACGTGGCCAGATATTTTTGAAATCAGGTTTAATGAATTGAACAATGGATATCCAAAAACAGGACAATATTTTGGTGTAAATTATGAGTTCGACATTTCTAACATACAAAGAGAGCTTGTAAAATCTAGTAATCAAGCATTGATGGAATATTATTCTACTCCTGAAACTGAATTATTTGTTAACAATGATGGTGAAAGATTAACATTGATTTTTTGTAATACAATTTTAAGAGATGGAAACACTTTAAACGGAAAGGTTTCTGTTAAAATTCCCTAAAAAACAAGTTCAGAGAAAAATGGTTTATAAACAATAGGAACCTAACAAAGCACTGCTCTTTGGTTGTTTTTGGTAAACTTCAAATACTTTTTAACGTTATAAGCAACAGCGGACATATGCATCACCTTGTTTGCCTGTGCTATGCCTATGATATTTACTTTTCGAAGTCCCAGAAACTGAGTGAGTGTTCCAAGTACGGGTTCTACGGTGCTTTGGCGCTTGCCTTTCGTAGCGTCCTCTAGCGTTTTGTTCGAGTTTTGTTCAGCTACGGTTCGGGGGTCTATTTTTTGGATGGGGGTTTGTCTGAACAAAGGGCGAACGAAACTAAACTAAGACTGCTGTCATACCTACTTTACATTTTAAAATATTTTTTGTAAGTGGATTTTTATTATATTCGTAAACCTATAAACGATATAACTACAATGATGTTGCTGTTTGTTGGGGTTATATGAGTGTTGTGCTTAATTTACCAAAATGCGAATAATCGAGATAAACGGAAATAAATTTTCAAATATGAAAGGATTTTATCGAGAGGTAGAATCAAAAATGACTTTCGGACTGAATTGGAAAATTGGACGGAATTTAAACGCATTTAATGATGTTTTGTATGGCGGATTTGGAGTTCACGATGTTGACGAGGAATATATCTTAAAATGGCATCGCAGTGAAAAAAGCAAATCGGAATTAAAATATTATGACCGAATAATTGAAATAATAAAAGAACACGAAAATATTGTATTACAGTTGACTTAAATGCTTTTCTGGAAAACTGAAAATAAAATTGAACCTAAAAAGGACTTTTACTCTAAAATTAAAGAGTATTACGCTAGACTTTCTGACAATCAGGTTCCGATTGAATTACTAAGTGAAATAATTTCGAAAGTAACAGACCAAATTTATAGTGATTACAAAAGGTTTTGGAAACAATACCCAAAATCAAGAAAAAGATATTCGACATTGAAAATGGATGATATTGAACATCCTTCTGTGTATTTTATGATTACTGATTTTCTGAACGAAAAGGGAATTTCGAAATCAAGGGAATATTCAAAGATTCTGTTCAAAATGAATGATGAGGAATTTGACAAGCACTTAGCCTATAAAAATTGGTACGAAACGAAATAAAAACTAAAAATGACAACATCATCAAAAATATCTGAAGACCGAATACTTGAAATTTATATTGAAGCTAAAAGACGAATGGATTTATGGCTATCTCATTCAACATTTGATGAAATGACAGCTATGGGAAGTAAATTGAGGTTTGACATGGCATTAGGATTACATGGTGGTTATCCTTTTGAAAAGCCAAAATGGATGAATAATAAAGCATTCAATGATTTTATTACAGAATCCGAATTCGACACATCAGAATATCAGGAAATTATCAATCAACTTTTTGAACAAGCCGAAGAAAAAAACTAAGCACGATAACTAGCGTTCGTGTGGTCGGCACGACCCAACATGAACGCCCTGTTGACTGAGCCGGTTCTTAGCCCGTTAGACCAGCTCTTTGATGTCTGTGACTTCGTAGCAATATTAAAGAAAAAGTAAGCATATGTAAGAATATTTTAGACTAGGTTTTTTTATTTAATAGCTTATTAAAAAGTAATATATTGCATGTATAAAGAATATAACTACAATTGAATTGCTGTTTGTTGTGGTTGTATGGGTGTTGTACCTCATTTAAAAAACCTGAACTAATTGAAGATATTTCCAGAAACAAAGTATTTAATTGACTTAAAGAATGAGAGTTCGAAAACTCTTTCTGACTTACAAAATGAAACTTTGTCGGACGAACAATTTATTGTGGAATGGAATAAAATATTTATCGGAAAGATAAATCAAAATAGTTTTGAAATAAAATTAGCAAAAAAAATATTTGGGTCATTTTGTATCATTAAAGGAAAATTAGATAACAAAAATGGAATATTGGAAATTCAAATAAGTAAAATATACAAACTGCTTTTAGGGGCTTTAATTTTGTTTGTCATTTCAGGATTAATTATTTCATTAATTCGGAGCGAATTAGAAAATGCATTAAGAATTATTCTATTCATTTTAACTTTAAGGTTTGTATTTATTGAGTTTTTGTTTAGACTGAATTCAAAAAATAGCATGAATAAATTGACAAAGGTCATCGGAATAATTAAACAAGAAAAAAACAAGGCACAATAACTAGCGTTCGCATGGTCGGTACGCCCCAACATGAACGCCCTTTGACTGAACCGGTTCTTAGCCCGTTAGACCAGCTCTTTAAAGTCTATGACTTCGTAGCAATATTAAAGCTAAAGTAAGCATATCTAAGAAACTACATTTTACAATAAGGCGTGTTTTTTTTATTTAATAGCTTATTAAAAAGTAATATATTGCATACATAAACCATCTAACTACAATTGAATTGTGCTTGTTGTGGTTATATAATTGTTACCCAACATTTGAAAACAAAGAACTTTTATTATATAGCAATCATCGGAATTGGACTTGTAATAGCTCTAATCGGCTTTTTAATATCACAATTTAACGATAATCCAGATACTGAATTTTGGACTCAACTCGGACTTGGAATTAGTGAATTTATCGGATTTCTAATGCTACTATTCAATGGAACATTTATAAAGACCAGATATTTCAAAATAGCTAAACTTTTTATTGCAATAATTTTAATTGCAGCATTGCTTAGAATATTACATTGGGAATACAACAGACTGATTATGACTGTTGGTTTTATTGGAATTGTGATAACTTATACTTTAAGTTTTCTAAATAAACCAATAAAAAAACGACTTGATTTTTTAAAGCTTTTTTGGGTGTTTGCTGCTTACACGAATGGTCTTCTGACTTATTTACACATTATCAGCGATGAATATCAAATAATATCAAGTGCCATAATGTGGTTAGCGATTATTGACTATATGAAAAATGAAAGAGAAAAAGGAAGATTATTTAATTAAAAAACGTGTGGCACCGTATTGCTAGTTTTAGCTAACACAAAGTTGGTTGCATATTTGCTGGCTTCCGATTTTTATTTGTAAAGTCATTTCTATTAAACACATAACTTTCCATACACGCAAAAAGTTGTAATAATATGAAAAAAAATGTCCTAATTATTTTATCATCAACTCTTATTTCTTGTAGCCCTTTTGATGAAAATAGGGTTTTGGAGTATAAAGATGACCTGAACAATTTAGTGTCAAAAATAGAGAAATATGACAATGGAACTTATGACAGAGATGAAATTGATGAATTCATAATTGGAGATATTCGTGACTTGGACATTGATTTAG
This genomic window from Mariniflexile sp. TRM1-10 contains:
- a CDS encoding transposase, producing MFRQTPIQKIDPRTVAEQNSNKTLEDATKGKRQSTVEPVLGTLTQFLGLRKVNIIGIAQANKVMHMSAVAYNVKKYLKFTKNNQRAVLC
- a CDS encoding barstar family protein, yielding MRIIEINGNKFSNMKGFYREVESKMTFGLNWKIGRNLNAFNDVLYGGFGVHDVDEEYILKWHRSEKSKSELKYYDRIIEIIKEHENIVLQLT